One part of the Mariniflexile litorale genome encodes these proteins:
- a CDS encoding LytTR family DNA-binding domain-containing protein produces the protein MKCVIIDDEPLAIDVIESYIKQIGGLEIVVKCTNPLEAITLLNKHKVDLIFLDIEMPNLTGIDLVKALDNMPQFIFTTAYPEYALDGFNLNATDYLVKPIPFHRFLKAVTRAKEKYELENKNSLKGDIAIELPQVKAQDNFIFVKSEYENIKINTDSIKYIQGLKDYIKIYTSQSDKAILTLSSFKDILEKLPPTRFIRVHRSFVVNIDFIKALQKTKIIVDGIQIPIGDTYKDYVVKRLGV, from the coding sequence ATGAAGTGTGTAATTATTGATGATGAACCGTTAGCAATTGATGTTATAGAATCTTATATAAAACAAATAGGAGGGCTTGAAATTGTTGTTAAATGCACAAATCCTTTGGAAGCTATAACATTACTAAATAAACATAAAGTAGATCTAATTTTTTTAGATATTGAAATGCCAAATCTAACAGGGATTGATTTGGTAAAAGCGTTAGACAATATGCCACAATTTATTTTTACAACGGCATATCCAGAATACGCTTTAGATGGATTTAACTTAAATGCTACAGATTATCTGGTAAAACCCATACCTTTTCACAGATTTTTAAAGGCAGTAACTCGTGCAAAAGAAAAATACGAGTTGGAAAATAAAAATAGCTTAAAAGGAGATATAGCCATTGAATTGCCACAAGTTAAGGCTCAAGATAATTTTATTTTTGTTAAATCTGAATACGAAAATATTAAAATAAATACTGATTCTATAAAATATATTCAAGGCTTAAAAGATTATATAAAAATTTACACATCTCAGTCTGATAAGGCTATTTTAACACTATCGAGTTTTAAAGATATTCTTGAAAAACTTCCTCCTACTCGTTTTATAAGAGTTCATAGGTCTTTTGTTGTAAATATAGATTTTATAAAAGCATTACAAAAAACCAAAATTATTGTGGATGGTATTCAAATCCCAATAGGAGACACTTATAAAGATTATGTAGTGAAGCGGTTAGGTGTATAA
- a CDS encoding kelch repeat-containing protein — translation MKNNKTLLILILSITSITFTGCSTDDDEEDRGNWQERSVFDGTPRSNAISFTIGDFGYMGTGYDGDEYLNDFWQYNIEGNYWVQKADFPGLGRSSASGFAIDDKGYVGVGYDGDDELSDFWAYDPTANSWTQKANFGGGVRRAAVEFGINGLGYIGTGNDGDNDKKDFWKYNPLTDTWSELVGFGGEKRIDATSFIINDKVYLGTGVSNGLYKVDFWEFDPTTEVWTRKNDIDEDDDYSITRSNAVGLSIDGLGYIATGYYGGAVGTIWEYNPTLDEWEEISALEGTVRQDAVAFSNGSKGYVLMGRTGSLYLDDIYEVFPQDDYDDED, via the coding sequence ATGAAAAACAATAAAACACTTTTAATATTAATTCTTTCTATTACTTCAATCACTTTTACAGGTTGTTCAACTGATGATGATGAGGAAGATAGAGGTAATTGGCAAGAGCGATCGGTTTTTGATGGTACGCCACGAAGTAATGCCATTAGTTTCACGATTGGTGATTTTGGATATATGGGAACTGGTTATGATGGTGATGAATATTTAAATGATTTTTGGCAATATAATATTGAAGGAAATTATTGGGTTCAAAAAGCCGATTTTCCAGGGCTAGGAAGAAGTTCGGCATCAGGCTTTGCTATAGATGATAAAGGATATGTAGGAGTGGGTTATGATGGAGACGATGAGTTAAGCGATTTTTGGGCGTATGATCCAACTGCTAATTCATGGACTCAAAAAGCCAATTTTGGTGGCGGGGTAAGACGTGCAGCTGTAGAATTTGGAATTAATGGTTTGGGTTATATTGGCACTGGTAATGATGGTGATAACGATAAAAAAGATTTTTGGAAGTACAATCCATTAACCGATACGTGGTCTGAACTTGTTGGTTTTGGAGGTGAAAAAAGAATTGATGCGACCTCTTTTATTATAAATGATAAAGTATATTTAGGTACAGGGGTTAGTAATGGATTGTATAAAGTGGATTTTTGGGAATTTGATCCAACTACTGAAGTTTGGACTCGTAAAAATGATATAGATGAGGATGACGATTACAGTATCACCCGATCTAATGCCGTAGGGCTAAGTATTGATGGTCTAGGGTATATAGCAACAGGTTATTATGGAGGGGCTGTGGGTACCATTTGGGAATACAACCCAACGCTTGATGAATGGGAAGAAATCTCAGCATTAGAAGGAACCGTTCGTCAAGATGCTGTTGCTTTTTCTAATGGGAGTAAAGGTTACGTATTAATGGGTAGAACAGGAAGTTTATACTTAGATGACATTTATGAAGTATTTCCTCAAGACGACTATGATGATGAAGATTAG
- a CDS encoding DUF4907 domain-containing protein — MNNKQKYIIAILLSFSAVLTYFIINTTAFNSKTEAFTTEVYKTSTGYGYSINYNKKLLIKQDYIPTIQNNQSFCTLQDAQKMADLVKTKLNNKENPRISLLDIKHLGIKLNCIN, encoded by the coding sequence ATGAATAATAAGCAAAAATATATAATAGCTATACTACTTAGTTTTAGTGCTGTTTTAACCTATTTTATAATAAATACCACCGCTTTTAATAGTAAAACGGAAGCTTTTACAACAGAGGTTTATAAAACAAGTACAGGCTATGGCTATAGTATTAATTACAATAAGAAGCTTTTAATTAAGCAAGATTATATACCAACGATACAAAATAATCAATCTTTTTGTACATTACAAGATGCTCAAAAAATGGCCGATTTAGTCAAAACAAAATTGAATAATAAAGAAAATCCAAGAATATCACTTTTAGATATAAAACATCTTGGTATTAAATTAAACTGTATAAATTAG
- a CDS encoding tRNA (guanine-N1)-methyltransferase produces the protein MNYTKPLTFLTLLFSLAIFSQTSGSEDDKLSLNSGTIDNQFDYVITKSNGWRDERGQSYRVIKAHWLTDLKAHTLDSLQAIRKNLVATEITVKAQTQEIADLKTSLSNTQNNLDKTKSEKNSISLFGTQMSKSGYSGLMWSIIAILLAFLIFFIYKFKNSNAVTKEAKRTLSDVEDEFEEHRKIAVEREQKVRRQLQDEINKQKIIKAKK, from the coding sequence ATGAATTACACCAAACCTTTAACCTTTTTAACGCTTTTATTTTCATTAGCAATTTTCTCTCAAACAAGTGGTTCAGAAGATGATAAGCTATCCCTAAACAGTGGTACGATTGATAACCAATTTGATTATGTGATTACAAAATCGAACGGTTGGAGAGATGAACGCGGACAATCATACAGAGTTATAAAAGCCCATTGGTTAACAGATCTAAAAGCACATACTCTAGACTCTTTACAAGCCATTCGTAAAAATTTAGTAGCTACTGAAATTACTGTAAAAGCACAAACACAAGAAATTGCAGATTTAAAAACCAGTCTTTCCAACACACAAAATAATTTAGATAAAACAAAAAGCGAAAAAAACAGCATATCATTATTTGGTACCCAAATGAGCAAAAGTGGTTATAGCGGACTCATGTGGTCTATAATTGCTATATTATTAGCTTTCTTAATATTCTTTATATATAAGTTTAAAAATAGTAATGCTGTTACTAAAGAAGCTAAACGCACACTTTCGGATGTTGAAGATGAATTTGAAGAACACCGTAAAATAGCTGTAGAACGCGAACAAAAAGTACGACGCCAGTTGCAAGATGAAATAAATAAACAAAAAATAATTAAAGCAAAGAAATAA
- the guaB gene encoding IMP dehydrogenase yields MTAHQNKILGEGLTYDDVLLVPAYSEVLPREVNIQTKFTRNITINVPIISAAMDTVTESKMAIAMAQEGGIGVLHKNMTIEAQALKVRKVKRAESGMIIDPVTLPLTAIVNDAKKAMAEYGIGGIPIVDEEGTLKGIVTNRDLRFEHDKKRPIVEVMTSENLVTAAVGTSLSEAEIILQKHKIEKLLIVDDNYKLSGLITFRDITKLSQKPMANKDQYGRLRVAAAIGVTGDAIDRTEALVNAGVDAVVIDTAHGHTQGVVRVLKDIKAKFPNLDVIVGNIATGAAAKYLVEAGADAVKVGIGPGSICTTRVVAGVGFPQFSAVLEVAAAIKGTGVPVIADGGIRYTGDIPKAIAAGADTVMLGSLLAGTKESPGETIIYEGRKFKSYRGMGSVEAMKEGSKDRYFQDVEDDIKKLVPEGIVGRVPYKGDLYESIHQFIGGLRAGMGYCGAKDIATLKETGQFVKITASGINESHPHDVTITKESPNYSR; encoded by the coding sequence ATGACCGCACATCAAAATAAAATTCTGGGAGAAGGGTTAACCTACGACGACGTTCTACTCGTTCCAGCATACTCAGAAGTACTTCCAAGAGAAGTTAATATTCAAACAAAATTCACACGGAATATAACCATTAACGTGCCTATTATATCGGCAGCTATGGATACTGTTACTGAAAGCAAAATGGCTATTGCTATGGCGCAAGAAGGAGGCATTGGTGTATTGCATAAAAACATGACTATTGAAGCTCAGGCTTTAAAGGTTAGAAAGGTGAAACGTGCCGAGAGTGGTATGATTATAGATCCAGTAACCTTGCCATTAACAGCAATTGTTAATGATGCAAAGAAAGCGATGGCAGAATATGGCATTGGAGGAATTCCTATTGTAGATGAAGAAGGAACTTTAAAGGGAATTGTTACTAACCGCGATTTGCGTTTCGAACACGATAAAAAACGTCCAATCGTTGAGGTAATGACTAGCGAGAACCTAGTAACTGCTGCCGTTGGAACTTCCTTAAGTGAAGCTGAAATAATACTTCAAAAACATAAAATAGAAAAATTACTTATTGTAGACGATAATTATAAACTATCTGGCTTAATTACTTTTAGAGATATTACCAAATTGAGTCAAAAGCCTATGGCGAACAAAGACCAATATGGCCGTTTGCGTGTTGCTGCAGCTATTGGAGTTACAGGAGATGCAATTGATAGAACTGAAGCCTTAGTAAATGCAGGGGTTGATGCTGTGGTAATTGATACGGCACATGGACATACCCAAGGTGTGGTAAGAGTCTTGAAAGACATTAAGGCAAAGTTTCCGAATTTAGATGTTATTGTAGGTAACATTGCTACAGGAGCAGCAGCAAAATATTTAGTAGAAGCAGGAGCCGATGCTGTAAAAGTGGGTATAGGTCCTGGGTCTATTTGTACAACACGTGTAGTTGCAGGCGTAGGTTTTCCTCAGTTTTCTGCGGTTTTAGAAGTTGCTGCAGCTATAAAAGGTACAGGTGTTCCTGTAATTGCTGATGGTGGTATTCGCTATACAGGTGATATTCCTAAAGCTATTGCAGCAGGTGCAGATACGGTAATGCTCGGGTCGCTTTTAGCAGGAACTAAAGAATCACCAGGAGAAACCATTATTTACGAAGGTAGAAAATTTAAATCGTATCGTGGTATGGGATCGGTTGAGGCGATGAAAGAAGGTAGTAAAGACCGTTATTTTCAAGATGTTGAAGATGATATAAAAAAATTAGTGCCAGAAGGTATTGTAGGTCGTGTACCTTACAAAGGCGATCTATACGAAAGTATTCATCAGTTTATTGGAGGCTTGCGAGCTGGTATGGGCTATTGCGGAGCTAAAGATATTGCTACTTTAAAAGAAACAGGGCAATTTGTAAAAATTACGGCAAGTGGTATTAATGAAAGCCATCCTCACGATGTGACTATTACCAAAGAATCACCTAATTATTCTAGGTAA
- a CDS encoding sensor histidine kinase, protein MRHNPNFNPPFSKTRVDSFSRMRLIGPFIFNVLLIVTGTALKVYSEWNKNDRKKREIEVQRASTELHFLKHQLSPHFLFNSLNSIYSLTTKKSNDAPEAIITLSELMRYMLYETNSEFVSLSKEVEYIQNYLKLQRLRIANNKDVILNIRGAIANQKIRPLLFISFIENAFKYGTDFKGHTEVKIEINIQDNDLHFKCINVIGNRKTDKGSSGIGLQNTKERLELLYPNKHKLEVQEKDSRFVVNLELKLD, encoded by the coding sequence ATGAGACATAACCCTAATTTCAACCCACCTTTTTCAAAAACCAGGGTTGATTCGTTTTCTCGAATGAGGTTAATTGGTCCCTTTATTTTTAATGTTTTGTTAATAGTAACGGGTACAGCTTTAAAAGTGTATTCAGAATGGAATAAAAACGACCGAAAAAAAAGAGAAATAGAAGTCCAAAGAGCATCAACCGAACTTCATTTTTTAAAACATCAATTAAGTCCACATTTTTTATTTAATTCATTAAATAGTATTTATTCACTTACAACCAAAAAATCGAATGATGCTCCTGAAGCTATCATTACTCTATCTGAATTGATGCGGTATATGTTGTATGAAACCAATAGTGAATTTGTATCACTGTCTAAAGAGGTGGAGTATATTCAAAATTACTTAAAATTACAACGTTTACGTATTGCTAATAATAAAGATGTTATACTAAATATTCGTGGGGCTATAGCAAATCAAAAAATAAGACCGTTGTTATTTATTTCCTTTATAGAAAATGCCTTTAAGTATGGTACCGATTTTAAAGGGCATACTGAGGTTAAAATTGAAATAAATATACAAGACAATGATTTACATTTTAAATGTATTAATGTTATTGGGAATAGAAAAACTGACAAAGGCAGTTCGGGAATTGGTTTGCAAAACACCAAAGAACGGTTGGAACTTTTATACCCTAATAAACACAAACTTGAAGTTCAAGAAAAGGATAGCAGATTTGTTGTAAATTTAGAGTTAAAATTAGATTGA
- a CDS encoding DUF4270 family protein gives MTIRQAVAIPILSVVLLCILITSCEKDSENAPVGEDWMDLDTQVYYIDTLTVNATTFKFDSIAVSGTDRLLIGAYTDPVFGFTKSKSYAQFTNSIYTLDSDAVFDSIALILNYDNYFYNDTIPVQKINVYEIIKDVEPDDDADSYYNTTRITVNTTPIASKSFIAKPKKDDSLHVTLNNIFGKTLFENLRDNKINNSDEFLKAYQGILIEPDNNNTAILGFLKSSFIRIYYTDKDELETEVSTFDMLFNTTNSFHNVSNTVEGTVFETLTSQEIYLPSSITNNTSFMQAGTGIATRIDIPNLESLYDISGTGIIIDAYLKISLKQNSSTKNLHTNDSLNVYIIDKKSNIVSALTDTQGNTVLGLIDQEDTEFNITTYSIPVKYFLNLKLTDINGDDLFLAIYPKDYNKSVNRYILNGEGASNNIKSKLELIYAIYDK, from the coding sequence ATGACCATTAGGCAAGCCGTTGCGATTCCCATACTTAGTGTGGTATTACTTTGTATTCTAATAACATCTTGTGAAAAAGACAGCGAAAACGCTCCTGTTGGAGAAGATTGGATGGATTTAGATACCCAAGTTTATTATATTGATACACTAACTGTTAACGCCACTACTTTTAAATTTGATTCTATTGCCGTTTCTGGTACAGATAGATTATTAATTGGCGCTTACACCGACCCCGTTTTTGGTTTTACTAAAAGTAAAAGTTATGCGCAGTTTACAAACTCGATTTACACTTTAGATAGCGATGCTGTTTTCGATTCTATTGCCTTAATTTTAAATTATGACAACTATTTTTATAATGACACCATACCTGTTCAGAAAATAAATGTGTATGAAATCATAAAAGACGTTGAACCCGATGATGACGCAGATAGCTATTATAATACAACCCGTATAACGGTAAACACCACACCTATAGCATCAAAAAGTTTTATTGCAAAACCTAAGAAAGATGACTCGTTACACGTTACACTAAATAACATCTTCGGAAAAACCCTATTCGAAAACTTAAGAGATAATAAAATTAATAATTCCGATGAATTTTTAAAAGCTTACCAAGGCATTCTTATTGAACCTGATAACAATAACACCGCCATATTAGGATTTTTAAAAAGCAGCTTTATAAGAATATATTACACCGATAAAGATGAATTGGAAACAGAGGTATCGACCTTTGATATGCTTTTTAATACAACTAATAGTTTTCATAATGTTTCAAATACCGTTGAAGGAACTGTTTTTGAAACATTAACAAGTCAAGAAATCTATTTACCAAGTTCTATTACCAATAACACAAGCTTTATGCAAGCTGGAACTGGAATTGCCACCAGAATAGACATTCCCAACTTAGAATCTCTGTATGACATATCGGGTACAGGAATTATTATTGATGCCTATTTAAAAATATCATTAAAACAAAATTCTAGCACCAAGAATCTTCATACTAATGATTCTCTCAATGTATATATCATAGATAAGAAATCTAACATTGTAAGTGCTTTAACGGATACACAGGGAAATACCGTGTTAGGTTTAATTGACCAAGAAGACACCGAATTTAATATAACAACCTACTCTATTCCTGTTAAATATTTTCTCAATCTTAAACTAACTGATATTAATGGTGACGATTTGTTTTTAGCTATTTACCCTAAAGATTATAATAAATCGGTTAACAGATATATACTAAATGGTGAAGGCGCTTCAAATAACATAAAATCCAAACTCGAATTAATTTACGCTATTTATGATAAATAA
- a CDS encoding Insecticidal toxin complex protein produces the protein MRVYCFLFLFILNLSVYAKEWKSLKIYHKTTHKENLLASDWLKSDRTNNTDVWKLANSFNLENNLSQEYNSFSERKDFYKWVQTEVEKKGHQVVWFKMVYFISRKLSLMEAFPSNVFANKKIMNYANSCSESIFKNSFIEINNLFKLTSILNEKAGLEWDKDILYKEQYIWVNEIINTMDARSLKKVENILQRKCLYGIFVPKELQFMGDLENKEMRYEYALNTLRIYFKNIKR, from the coding sequence ATGAGAGTGTATTGTTTTTTATTCTTGTTTATTTTAAACCTTTCTGTTTATGCAAAGGAGTGGAAAAGTTTAAAAATCTATCATAAAACCACACACAAAGAAAATTTACTGGCTTCAGATTGGTTAAAATCAGATAGAACCAATAATACAGATGTTTGGAAACTCGCCAATTCATTTAATTTAGAAAACAATCTTTCCCAAGAATACAATAGTTTTTCAGAGCGTAAAGACTTTTACAAATGGGTTCAAACAGAAGTTGAAAAAAAGGGACACCAAGTTGTTTGGTTTAAAATGGTGTATTTTATTTCTAGAAAATTAAGTTTAATGGAAGCTTTTCCTAGTAACGTTTTTGCAAATAAAAAGATTATGAACTATGCAAATAGTTGCAGTGAATCTATTTTTAAAAATTCATTTATTGAAATAAATAACCTTTTTAAATTAACAAGTATCTTAAATGAAAAAGCTGGTTTAGAATGGGACAAAGATATTCTCTATAAAGAGCAGTATATTTGGGTTAATGAAATTATAAATACAATGGATGCTCGAAGTTTGAAAAAGGTTGAAAATATTTTGCAGAGAAAGTGTTTATATGGGATTTTTGTTCCAAAAGAGCTTCAATTTATGGGCGATTTAGAAAACAAAGAAATGCGTTATGAATACGCATTAAATACACTTAGAATTTACTTTAAAAATATTAAACGATAA